In the Rhododendron vialii isolate Sample 1 chromosome 2a, ASM3025357v1 genome, aaaaaatacttttgactATATAAAAGGATAATATTTACTTCGAACtcaacaaaatttgataaaagttgtttaaaacaattaattctcttattattaaaaataacattCTTACAATTAAAGTTCattagtacaaaaaaaaaacacaatgtaTGAGCGATACCGATacgtttgattcatttttttttctaatggtataaatcattttaataatttattttagttaaattatgAAGCTAAAAGTTTAATCTCTTAACCTCATATTAGACACATACTGACATACattgatttttattgttaaaaatataGAGCCTCATTTTTAAAATTCGCTTTATGCCTCGAAAATCTCAAGATCGGCCCtgcgtgcccgtgcccgtgtcgtgccgtgccgtgacTCGTGCTCCATCCCACTTCCGTGCACGTGTCGTGCCGTCCGGCCCGTCCCGTGCCAAGCCAACTTCCGTATCATGCCCGTGTCGTTTCCCCTCACTTCCGTGCCCGAACCGTGCCACGTGCCCATGCCGTGCCCTGTGtctggctagaaccgtgtcgtgccgtgtcgtgactcgtgccccatcccaCTTCTGGGCCGTGCCAGTGTCGTGCCTGTCTAAgaccgtgccgtgtcgtgccgtgccgtgccaagtcaactttccgtgcccgtgccgtgtcgcgtgcccgtgccgtgctgTGCCAAGTCAactttccgtgcccgtgccgtgtcgcgtgctcgtgccgtgccgtgccgtgccaagtcAACTTTCCGTGTCCGTGCCGTGTcgcgtgcccgtgccgtgccgtgccgtgctgtgctagaaccgtgtcgtgccatgtcgtgactcgtgccccatcccaCTTCTGTGCCTGTGCCTGTGCCGTGCccgtctaagaccgtgtcgtgccgtgtcgtgccaagtcaacttccgtgccgtgcccgtgtcgttgctgctcacttccgtgcccgtgccgtgccgcgtgCCCACTAAGACCGTGCCGTTCCCGTGTCGTGCCAGGATtattccgtgcccgtgcccgtgccgtgccgccttcaaacgtgccgtgccgtgccgtgcccgtgccgaccCGGCCCATATTACACCTCTAGGTCCTCTTATCATATGATCTACTGGAGTTGATAGATAAATTTTGAAACAATCAACAAGAATCAAGGTCCTCTTGTCATATGATCTACCAGACTAGTCAGATAAATTTTCAAAGGACGACAGAATCAACAAAAATCAAGGTCCTCTTGGGCGGAGCTAGAAATTTTGACTTGTGgggtaaaaaattaagactatGCGTAATTCACTTTTCCTATTCGCTAATCGAAAGAAATAATTAGATTAACAAGTAAATTaaaaaagtagatatatataCGTAGTTAATTGCAGCTTTGCTTTATAATTGACCCTAGGACATTTCatacttcaaaaaataatgtatgaTAACCTCATTTGAATGCTGTAAAGAATATCCTCCTGTATGTACGCAACCAAAACATCATGCATACATTGATCACATATTCAATTGCGAAGCTTACTCTTTAAAATCTTCAGAGTAGAAAATGCTTTAATCACATtctatactccctccgtcccaaattaatagtcatttttgagagttcgtaccacttttcaattgattatatcttgtaatttatactattttatgttattttgaaaatattgtattaccataaaactaatcgaaatctatcaaacaagatctatattggatgtaaaatttattaccgatgtaaaaatataactaatatTTTATCTTGTTAAAATAGAAGGAGGAaactattaaattgggacgaatgAAGTACTTTATTACTTTATGAAACAAGCTTGCAAAAGCAATAAATTAATCACAATATTTTCCGAAAGACAAAGGAACATCACTTTTTTGAGGGATGTATTCAAGGGTTTTCATTAGTAGGGTGGACAAATTAGTAAATTTAACCCTTACGTTTGTAATTCCTTAATGAAATAGTACATATTTTGCTGGTTAAAAACAAATTGTAAAATTTTTGACACTCTATTAAATATAGATCAgacaaatattttcaaaaagaaaatccagAGTACTGTTATTGAAACACTAatgaataaataattgaaatatttaaaaatatttttacaaggGTTTACAAATTTGAGGGAGCATTTGGCTTGCTCTCTCTGATgtcatttgattttgatttgaatGCATGATTtcgcagcaaaacaggtatagatGGGCTACTGTTTAAGTGAGATTCTAAGAGCAGTCACTTTGTGTATATTGTCAAATGTTAGGTCTATCTCCAATCCTCTCCTACTCATACCTTTAATGATTgaggactacatgggttctgttgttgttgttggagtgACATTATCGATACtcaaaattaaagttagtcttttttcatactccatgtgcaaataaaaaatatcatttactataatttttgttatgttattttaatttttttctagaaCCGacgactattaatattgtaatgcatcttttctatttttttagtatacatttcgctaCTATTAGGGTAAAATCTTGATTTTGTCATTGTCCAAAGTGACCTGTGTGGGTCTGTCCCTGTCGCTATGCATACATGTACGTGTAATCTCTATCCCCTACTATAATAAAAACCCCAGAACCAAAGAATGAAACAAAACATATCAGCTTCTTGTCAAATCCCACTGGCATGGGGTCGCAAACGAATGAGCTCCACCAACCCATCCTACAACCCACCACCCCGCCGCCACCGTCCACCGGGGCCCACTCGTCGAGCACCGAACTAGAAAACATACTGTCAGACACCCAACTACCGTTCTCGACACGACTCCGTCTGGCCGGCAGGCTTGAGCTCAAGCTCCTCTTCCGCTTCGCTGGACCGGCGGTGATGATGTACCTGATTAACAACGCCATGTCCCTCGCAACACGCATTTTCGCCGGCCACCTCGGGAATCTCGAGCTAGCCGCCGCCTCCCTCGGCAACAGCGGCATCCAGTTGTTTGCCTATGGTCTCATGGTATGTACCTTATTCGTTTATATTTAGATATTtttagagaaatgattttgctactctttttttttttgataatgtcactcccctgcaagtgtatttttgcaccaaaaatatatttgcagggagtgacgttaacaaaaaaatgaagtgacaAAATTAGCAGCCTATTTTTAAAGGGTTAGGCCAATGGAAATGATTGCTTTTGAATTGCAAGGGGTTCAAGATTTATTTCCTCCCACGGTTTCATAGCGTGAAACCTTTATGGTGTTATttaactcttttggggtatgtCTTTACGGAGCTTTGCTATTGATTTAATTGGGATTTCCGCAAGTGAGCAAGTGATTGATACTCTAAGATTAGTCAAGATGCGTTATGCGCATAAGTTGGTCTGAACACGTGCTgatttataacaaaaaatatatagaatgattgctatatatacatattttttttgataggcaaaattttttttattaaaaacggggAGAGGGGAAAGGggattccaaccaaaagttggaaaaaaaacaccaaatgaGCCGAAGCCCAACCACCTGAGGTCTAACACGGGAGCCCTGAAAATAAACAAGCAAGCACAGCCTGAAACCCAAATATACATATCAGCCCATACAAAAACACTACTCCCCCcgttccgatttgtttgtctaatctcgggtttccaacttattaagaaaaccaAATCTAATCCATTGATTTGTAAGTTTAGATAATCTGATTCATTGATTTTAAAATTGGACAGTTAATTTGGAATATGTataaatcaaaaaatagataaacaaaTCAGGACGGATGAAGTATTTCAGCTGGTCTCCTTTAAAAGGTACctagaataaaaccaaaaaatagaaTGATTGCTATATATACATTGcccaaataaaaccaaaactacACTATTTCAGCTAGCTGGTCTCCTTTAAAAGGTACCTAGAATAATCATCATATTCTAGTTATGGATAGTATTCTAGTTATGGATAGTAGatactgggaaaaaaaatatgaaagtgtCCAAAAAAACTGGAATGATCGAACGAATCGCATGAAAGTGTTCataaaactaaaataaacaaataatgaTAATTCGTTCATTTCAGTTTCTTAGACACTTTAATGTTTCTTTTCTGTATGCTAAGATTTTTGTATTCTATTTCAACTGTGTACCCTTCGTAAATTCTCTTAAAAAAACCCGGAGACTTTAGCCCTCCTGCGAAAGTAAGGGGTGGGTGGCAGGAATGGAGTCTCAAATTAAACTGCTGAGCTCCACCAAGCCAACTTCCAATTCACCCAGCTGCCACCATGCCACCATCATGACACGtcgacaccaccaccaccgtctaTACCGCCACCTACCAATCAGGATCTGAACTAGAAAAGGTACTGTCGGACACCCAACTACCATTCTTCGAGCGGCTCCTGCTGCCTGCTGGCCAGGGGCTTGACCTGGcgctcctcttctttttttttgattggttaacagttgagattaaaaaagtaaaacaccATGATAATACATAGCACCTCTGATCCCATGACCTCATCACCTCAATCACTTAAGCCTTagttttttttctcggcaaacgaaattttataaaattcaaaagGGACATAACAAGAAGAACACAATAAGCACAAAGCGCTTACTTgttcaaggaaaaagaaaaaggaaaggagtATACACACGAGCATTCCACCTCGCCAGACCGGCAGTGTTATTATAATCCGTTATGATGTAGTACACTTGATTATAAGCATCCCCATAAGCTATTCTTAAATTTTTGTACTATCTTTTGTAATGTTCAAGggtacttttttgttttttttattcacgtaaaattaccattttatccttttaTTAGTTCATTTTTTTGCACATAAGGGACAACGTAGTAAATTttcatgattaaaaaaaaaaagaaaaaagagtgcAGATGATATAAAGAAGAATGCGGATGCAAATTTCCATTGTTCAACGCTTTGTAATAACAGTATACACATTACCCAATAACccacactctctttctctcttgaCATAAACAAgggtactttttctttttctttttttttaattcacgTAAAATTACAATTTTGTCCTTTTATTAGTTCACTTTTTCACACAAGGGACAATGTAATAAGTTCAcatgattaaaaacaaaaagaggagtgCGAATGATAAAAAAGATAGTGCGGAAATGATCAATTTTCATTGTCCAATGCTTTGTAACACTATACACACTACCCAATAACccacactttctttttctccctcttGACTTAAACAAATTATTGAGTGGTCTTGAGATAGTACCACGTGGTACTCCAACACTTTTTGCCACCACACATTTCCTACGAAATGTGGCGATGCACCAAGAACAGACTCGACCAAGTACATGATAAATTCTTCATCATAGATCAGGGCAAAACAAGACTCTAAATGGAGTGGGGTATCTCTCTTTCATCTGTCTAAGGGTGTGttttactaaataaaataagtatTGTACCATCAAATGAGAAATATGTACTTAAAAAATCAGAAACTTAACATAACGAGGCTTAAATCATTTAATTCTATCTAGTGGATTTTCTCTTTCATCTTTCGGACAAATATTCTTACTAGAAAGAATATTACTATGCATCACGCACTTTTAAAACCTTTATATTGGTTATCAAGCTATAATTTAAACAAATGGGAAATCAATATAGCATTActcttccaaaaattatttcataTTCCTATCAAGGTGTACATATCATATCATATCCACCCACCCACTCGAAAAAAGGCTAAAACTCAAATtatgaaaaggaaataaaggCATGATTTCCTTTTCCACACAATGTCCAAAAATCTTTTTCCCTGTTAACTAGATTTAGACTAAAGTTATAAAAAGTTATTCCTTTTCGCACAATCAAAAATATCTacgcttgattttttttttttccgacaaTTATCTAGAGTTGCATATTCAAGgttgcacagcaccatccccgtTCAAAGGCGTATTGGCAATTGAACCAATGGATAACAAATATGGAACTTTTTTGGTGAAACAATTAGCAAAATTTGAATGCAAGGTCTAAGTGAGCATTGTGACAAAAGTATTTTAGCATTACGAAGATAAGCCTACTGATCAAATACTTTCAAGTCACGCTTGCATATATTATGATGCTAATGTTTCATGCAGATACAACTATAACTACGATAGAACATGCATGTGCTTAATCGATACACGTAAACATGGTCCATACTTGACAAAACtttgtatcaaatttttgttttgaccaTTCTTGGCTCCGCTGAATTAAAATCCTGGAGCCGCCCCTGAGTATGAAACATCTCGATGTCAAACTATTTAACTTGGTTTTTGTGTGACCATACGCAGCTTGGAATGGGGAGTGCGGTGGAGACACTCTGTGGTCAAGCCTATGGGGCGTACAAGTACGAAATGCTCGGGGTCTACCTCCAAAGAGCAACGATAGTCCTCACTCTAACCGGTATCCCGATGACGGTGATCTACCTCCTATCCAAAAAGATCCTCCTATTACTAGGGGAATCAAATGCTCTGGCATCGGAAGCGGCCATCTTTGTCTACGGCCTCATCCCGCAGATCTTCGCGTACGCCGTCAATTTTCCGATACAGAAATTTCTCCAGTCGCAGAGCATTGTGGCCCCAAGCGCATACATCTCCGCTTCTACTCTTGTCCTGCACTTGGTACTGTTCCAAACTTGATTTGTGAgttcttaaatattttttgggagAATGCCTATCAGCTTATGGGTTGCATTTTTAGGTTTACAGCCGCTTATGTTGTCTTAAAgctgagaaatttttgggtgccggtaaGGTACTACAAACGTCATACCTCGTCAgcaatccggaccgtccaaataTGTTTTGGACAGTTTGGATTTTAGAGAGTGAAATAGAGGAGAGAATGGTGGATGAGGGGATAGAGAGGGAataaatccgagccatccaaaacacgTCTAGATGGTCTGAATCGCTGACAGATACCACTACGTAGTACctgctcggcacccaaaaacttctcagCTTTAAGACAACAACTTCTCGTGTGTTTTGGGCTGTTTTCCAACTTAGAGACAAAATGAGACAATACGAGGCCGAATATTCAAATCACAATTTGGAGACATTTTAATACACGAAATAAGTCCACTGTGACTTTAAGATAACAATAGATTTCGCAGCATTTCTCCTTTGCTTCACAAGCTATTTACTTAATTTTGGGACAATTTGAGATATtcgcattaaaaaaaatgcaaacgtcGCGTTCTGATGACATATTGTCGCTTGTTCGTCGATCTTACAACATATATTCAAGGATATTGAGATGTTTGGCGTGAATCCTGAGTTGTATCTACAATTATAATTGAAATACAACATCTTCTCGTTCAGCTCGCCAATCTAATTTCATGCtcgcattttttttaatcataaatTTAATACATTAATGCAGATTTATGAATTGTACCATAGAGTAATTAATTATTCACCTTTCCAAGATCAAATTCTTGAGTTTGACTATCAAATTACTGGTAATTGGAATTGCAACACAGGTGCTAAGCTGGGTAGTGGTGTACAAGATTGGGCTGGGCCTGCTGGGGGCGTCACTGGTGTTGAGCCTGTCGTGGTGGATCATAGTGGCGGCTCAGTTTATTTACATCTTGGTGAGCCACAAGTGTAAGGCCACGTGGACCGGGTTCAGAATGGAGGCCTTTTCTGGGCTTTGGGGGTTCGTGAAATTATCCGCTGCATCGGCGGTGATGCTGTGCCTGGAGGCTTGGTACATGCAGATCTTGGTGTTGATTGCTGGACTGCTCAAAAACCCTGAGATTGAATTGGATGCTCTCTCCGTTTGGTATGTGGGAAAAGGATGATCCCCACAGTTTTAGATCTGGCTTAGGGGTGCAAACGAGAGCTTTATATAGTGTtcaggctcggctcgtttgctaAACGAACCTAAAACTTAAgttcgagcttggcttgtttgtaaacgagccgaaccctTGAACAAGTTGAGCCAATAAATCAAGCCGAGCGTTGTTGCGAGCCAAGTCgagcttttgagtgttgagcttggctcgtttattaaaagagcctaaaactcgagatCGAGCTCCGGTTCAgtagtaaacgagtcgagccacgagttgctcggctcatttgcaacCCCAAATGCTAGCTGATTGTTGGTCGGATCCGAGTCCACTTGAAATGATCCGAACTGCATATTTTCGTCAATTCTGcaattttcatgaaaaaaaaaaattttgatcggaCATTTACGATATCTGATTTGAATGCAATCTTCGTGAAAAATGATAAAAGGTTGAGAAAATCATTAAGCCTTTCAAttttttcgataaaaaaaagaagaaaaaaaaagggcttagATGATATTGCTATCGATGTTCGAGTAACTTAATTTTTCACACGAGTAATCTACTCGGCGGATCCTTCGAGTTGGGCCCGAAATGTCTTTAAATCAGCTGGATTGCTCCAAGCTGTGGCTTGATGAACGTATTTTAATGAGTAATGGTTTCCGATTATGTGCAGCATGGGGATAAACGGCTTGATGTTCATGGTTTCAGTTGGCTTCAATGCAGCTGCTAGGTGATCAGTTCTTGACTTCATGTTCTAACTAGTTCTAATGTTGCCAGTCCAGTTCCGTTTaacttttagcactttttgaaggttttgtttttattaaaaaaaaatagcgtTCGTTTGTTTTGCGTGaaacttttgtaaattattgattcgtctcgacgagaggaattgaaaaagtaaaaaagtttatttttaccaaaatattttgagaaataaccacttttgtGTTTTGGATTGCGTTAATTTTTTCTAAGGAAATTACTACTATAAGAATATTAGTGattggtatttatttttttattttttgttaaaagatataattaattattcatcttgacgagaggaattgaaaaaatatttacctAATGAACCATAGGTGAAACATTTCAGATACGATGAACAAAAGAGAAAACTCtattgaaattttctttttccttttttattcgttctttttttcttttattgatattttttactttttatattctaCTCGTTAAACGAATcactaatccaaaaaaattgaccgaacaattttgagaaaaaaaaattaccacaaaGACAGTTGCCATGTTTTTTTATCCGTACATGTTTTTGTGCACTATGCATGTGACATGACAAGTATGTGCATGCCGCAAATATAATGTGGAGACCCCAATGAGTccgattttgttcaccctcgccAAACGAAGGTGAATGTTACCCTCACTCCTATTAGTTGTTACTAATTTGTAGGTCCTACCAAGGTTAACATTAAATAGCCACCAATTATGGAAGTGATAACTGATTTCGTATCTTGCTATTGAGAAAATTCTCCCCTGCATTTCACGAGGTGAACAAATTAAATCGGACCCATTGAAGATTTAATTTTACAGTACCCCTAACGCAATTCAACATTATGATGAGCGTAATTTCTTGTAGAAGTTAAGCTTTGATTTGAATCATTTGGTCATAAACAGTGTGAGAGTTGGAAATGAGCTTGGAGCAGGGAATCCGAAGTCAGCAGCATTCGCTGTGGTAATGGTGAATTTAGTCTCTTTTATCGTTGCAGTGGTTGAAGCGGTGGTGGTTTTATCTCTCCGGAATGTCATCAGCTACGCCTTCACTAGCGGTGAGACGGTGGCTAATGCCGTCTCTGAACTCTGCCCGTTCCTTGCAGTCACTCTCATTCTCAATGGGATCCAGCCAGTCTTGTCCGGTAATGCCTTCTTACTTTCTTGAGAAAACGTGAACTCCAAACACCATTTATGCTCAAAACATGACATGGACTGTGATacatttatgttttatttttgcaaaatattATTGAAATGCGATGCTTCGTGTAGACCATTGGCCAGTAAATAGTTGGTGCCCAACTACATGGCCTAAAATGCACAAATCCAAAATTTTAGTAGTAGCTTACATAGTTTGTtatattgtagcaggccgagcgaAATGTCTCGAGCCAATGCCGAACGTGATCCAGTATTCCCTTTCAACTCAAGTCGTCTCTCTTTGGACGTTCGGAGcagcaaccgtagccgagggtcccCGTTGCCGAGGGTCCCGTTAATTATTACTTCTATAAACGCTCCAGTCCGAGCACCCGCACGGGCAGGGGAATGCGTTCGTTTGGACGGCTGCCGAGGTCGCACAACATGCTCGGTTCTGAGCGTTGCATGGCCGACGATTCAGCCCGTCTGTGTTGGAACGGTAACcgtggcaatgatgatggttgtgacgtcatccaaacggttaCGAGGATAATGAtgggggcacgtgaaggtgccagctcatcttgGAAACGgttgcaaaaaccctaaacgtgatgtaagagtgacatcagccgacgcgtgttgagcgttggtgcgaccttggagaccaagctaagggttccctataaatatcccattatgccttcttggaagaggtacgcacaaacaaaaccctagctcctaaTCCCCAattcttccttgcaagcaaactgactcttgcaccggagagccatcccggagaacctccggcgtggtcttttagtcgtgcttcgttttgcaggacacAGCAAGGAGCCAGGAGTTAACCTCGAACCCACATTCAGAAAGTACGAACCatccggaacggagcccccacaatttggtgaacccgacgtgaaacttGTTTCTCAGATCCACGGCGGCTCCTCCACCTCAACCACCTCTTTCGTACCTAAAAACTTCACCCCTCCAGATCTCCACCCGTCTCCTCCAACAAAAATGGGCGGagcaccaccacctcctcttttTCAACCCATCAGTTCctctttgcacatcacctcTGAAACCGGTATGAACGCCGCCTCCTCATCTCACCCTCCTGGATTTACTCCACCAGGCGTGAGCTCCTCCATCCAACGTCCAGTGGGCTTAAGTGAAGACGCTCTAGCATACGTACAAATGCTAGAACAACAACAAGAACAGACCAACGCTGATGTCGCCATACTAAGAATGGAGATCGAAAAGATTAAGGCCAAAGAATTTTCGACGGTATCCCACTCTGGATCTCAGGGACGGCGCCGGAGAGGAAATCTGCCACCCCTTCCTCCACTGGGTGGTGATGCACGGCAACATAGAATATCAGTCCACGACCGCCTGGACCCGCCATTGACAGACCACCGAGCTGGGGATAGCGCTCGCTTTAGGCAGCAACTCTCCCCAGTTCATAAACGTCTCGGCAATGGTGCGGGACTTAAAGGAAGGCGAGAAGGGAGCCCACATACTGTTTTCTCTAGTTCATCGGCTGGAGACGAATACTCCAAGGGCTCCCAAAGCTACGATACCGTGAAATTTCAGGACAACGATCAGGCTCTCATCCCATACAAATCCGAACGGCAAAGAAGCCGAACGCCGAGAAGAAACGGGAAAGGTCCCCAGAGCCATCGAATGGAACATGATGAAGTCCCTCAGGAAAAGGCCTACGAAGGACGAGCAACAAATTCAGTAAGCGCTCGGAAGCTAAACCGTGAAAGGAGCGTAAGTGTGGTCGTTCGGCAAGACGATCGCCCTAGCCAACGAAGGGTCTATCATACCGAAAATCTTCCAGAAGAGGACTACAGAAGGGTCCccatagagaagagagagaggggatctCAACGTCGGCAGGATGAGAACGAAGGAAAACTAAGGGAACATGAATACCGAGCATCGAAGAAATCTCGGAACGCTCGGGAAGGTCTTCCCCCTTGGCCGACCCACGAgtatcaattgaaaaagctgaCGGAATCACCCTTCTCGGCAAAGATCCAAGCCACATTGCCGAAGCCAGGTCTCCACCTCCCGAAGTTCCAGAAGTTTGACCCCAGCACAACCGAGGCATACACCTATCTCATCAGTTACAGAAGCACCATCTCATGCGTCACCGACGACGACgccatcatgtgcaaagcatttCCCTCGAGTCTCGGGCGCCTCGGCTTGCTTTGGTTCAACCAATTAGAGGCTGGATCGATccatagtttcaaagagcttgaaatggcttttaactatcggttcatcactagcaataagcaagccaaggaagaagaCGCCTTGGCACAGATGAAGAAAAGGCCCGGCGAAATGCTTCGGAAGTATGCCGAACGTTACTGGCAATTGTTTAACGAAATACCCGGTGTTGATCAATACTGGGCTGCAAGGAActtcaaaaatgggttggaaACAGGAAGCAAGATCTTAGATGAGCTGGCAATAAGGGCGCCTCATGGAATGAACGAGCTAATGAGGACGGTAGAACAGTTCTgttcctacgaagagttcctTGCCGAGCGAGAACTCCAAGGAGGACAAAACTCAATCGCACCTCAAAGCCTTCATATCCCCACGCCCCAAATCGCACCACCAAAGCCTGTGGTCGCGGTccagccgaagaagcaggtcaacatAGTCAAAGTGGTAGACAAAAAGGGTCCGAAAGCTCATGATTATATAGCCGAAACAATCATTTTcaaagagccaatttatttcctcctccgtacTTTAGAGAGGGAACCATTTTTTGTCTGGCCGAACCCTCCAAAGTTGAACACAGAAGAAGGCAACAACAACAGTCGGAAGAGATGCTCATACCACAATGAGCTCGGGCATTACACCACGGCTTGCGCTCCCTATaaggcacttttggaaaatctagcggcacaaggacttcttgatgatcatatcGATTGGACAAAAACGCCGAGGAACAGCCGAACGCTGGGGGACCGAACCCCATTCCTCGCCTGGTCGGAGTAATCAACGTTATTCATGGATCAACAACAAAGGAGGCAGCAAAACAGCTTCGTCAGGAGCTTGTCAAAGCTGAGAAAGTTACCCAAAATTTTTCCATCAATCGTGCTCCTAAAAGAGCCAAATTGCTTAAGCGTCCCTGGTCAATCACTTT is a window encoding:
- the LOC131310912 gene encoding protein DETOXIFICATION 40-like isoform X1, translated to MGSQTNELHQPILQPTTPPPPSTGAHSSSTELENILSDTQLPFSTRLRLAGRLELKLLFRFAGPAVMMYLINNAMSLATRIFAGHLGNLELAAASLGNSGIQLFAYGLMLGMGSAVETLCGQAYGAYKYEMLGVYLQRATIVLTLTGIPMTVIYLLSKKILLLLGESNALASEAAIFVYGLIPQIFAYAVNFPIQKFLQSQSIVAPSAYISASTLVLHLVLSWVVVYKIGLGLLGASLVLSLSWWIIVAAQFIYILVSHKCKATWTGFRMEAFSGLWGFVKLSAASAVMLCLEAWYMQILVLIAGLLKNPEIELDALSVCMGINGLMFMVSVGFNAAASVRVGNELGAGNPKSAAFAVVMVNLVSFIVAVVEAVVVLSLRNVISYAFTSGETVANAVSELCPFLAVTLILNGIQPVLSGVAVGCGWQAFVAYVNVGCYYFVGLPIGCVLGFKFDLGAKGIWSGMIGGTVMQTAILIWTTFRTDWNKEVEKAKIRLDKWDDIATQPLLKDSINAGEAGNGASRSLNWAEG
- the LOC131310912 gene encoding protein DETOXIFICATION 40-like isoform X3, producing MGSQTNELHQPILQPTTPPPPSTGAHSSSTELENILSDTQLPFSTRLRLAGRLELKLLFRFAGPAVMMYLINNAMSLATRIFAGHLGNLELAAASLGNSGIQLFAYGLMLGMGSAVETLCGQAYGAYKYEMLGVYLQRATIVLTLTGIPMTVIYLLSKKILLLLGESNALASEAAIFVYGLIPQIFAYAVNFPIQKFLQSQSIVAPSAYISASTLVLHLVLSWVVVYKIGLGLLGASLVLSLSWWIIVAAQFIYILVSHKCKATWTGFRMEAFSGLWGFVKLSAASAVMLCLEAWYMQILVLIAGLLKNPEIELDALSVCMGINGLMFMVSVGFNAAASVRVGNELGAGNPKSAAFAVVMVNLVSFIVAVVEAVVVLSLRNVISYAFTSGETVANAVSELCPFLAVTLILNGIQPVLSGVAVGCGWQAFVAYVNVGCYYFVGLPIGCVLGFKFDLGAKGIWSGMIGGTVMQTAILIWTTFRTDWNKEVEKAKIRLDKWDDIATQPLS
- the LOC131310912 gene encoding protein DETOXIFICATION 40-like isoform X4, producing the protein MGSQTNELHQPILQPTTPPPPSTGAHSSSTELENILSDTQLPFSTRLRLAGRLELKLLFRFAGPAVMMYLINNAMSLATRIFAGHLGNLELAAASLGNSGIQLFAYGLMLGMGSAVETLCGQAYGAYKYEMLGVYLQRATIVLTLTGIPMTVIYLLSKKILLLLGESNALASEAAIFVYGLIPQIFAYAVNFPIQKFLQSQSIVAPSAYISASTLVLHLVLSWVVVYKIGLGLLGASLVLSLSWWIIVAAQFIYILVSHKCKATWTGFRMEAFSGLWGFVKLSAASAVMLCLEAWYMQILVLIAGLLKNPEIELDALSVCMGINGLMFMVSVGFNAAASVRVGNELGAGNPKSAAFAVVMVNLVSFIVAVVEAVVVLSLRNVISYAFTSGETVANAVSELCPFLAVTLILNGIQPVLSGVAVGCGWQAFVAYVNVGCYYFVGLPIGCVLGFKFDLGAKVEKAKIRLDKWDDIATQPLLKDSINAGEAGNGASRSLNWAEG
- the LOC131310912 gene encoding protein DETOXIFICATION 40-like isoform X2; protein product: MGSQTNELHQPILQPTTPPPPSTGAHSSSTELENILSDTQLPFSTRLRLAGRLELKLLFRFAGPAVMMYLINNAMSLATRIFAGHLGNLELAAASLGNSGIQLFAYGLMLGMGSAVETLCGQAYGAYKYEMLGVYLQRATIVLTLTGIPMTVIYLLSKKILLLLGESNALASEAAIFVYGLIPQIFAYAVNFPIQKFLQSQSIVAPSAYISASTLVLHLVLSWVVVYKIGLGLLGASLVLSLSWWIIVAAQFIYILVSHKCKATWTGFRMEAFSGLWGFVKLSAASAVMLCLEAWYMQILVLIAGLLKNPEIELDALSVCMGINGLMFMVSVGFNAAASVRVGNELGAGNPKSAAFAVVMVNLVSFIVAVVEAVVVLSLRNVISYAFTSGETVANAVSELCPFLAVTLILNGIQPVLSGVAVGCGWQAFVAYVNVGCYYFVGLPIGCVLGFKFDLGAKGIWSGMIGGTVMQTAILIWTTFRTDWNKEVEKAKMQLDKLDDIITQPLLKDSIDAGEAGNGASH